A genomic window from Prosthecobacter sp. SYSU 5D2 includes:
- a CDS encoding glycosyltransferase family 2 protein, with translation MPHPISIAIISKNEEANLRRCLASAAGLVEEIVIVDSGSTDGTAAVAAEFGARFVQQDWLGFAAQKNLCNSFCTQPWILALDCDEELSPELKAAIAAFFEKGDAATHDAAWMARCVWFLGRWIRHGDWYPDKKVRLFRREKGQWEGHANSQVHERLVVDGPHTTLRGDLYHYSFSDMKHYLDKHLTYTDVFADHEKAQGRGWSVLDAVFRPWWRFFRAYFIRLGFLDGFPGFWIAIATAFFTFMRYSRAYEARVADKQPH, from the coding sequence ATGCCGCATCCGATTTCCATCGCCATCATCTCCAAAAACGAGGAGGCCAATCTGCGCCGCTGCCTGGCCAGCGCCGCCGGGCTGGTGGAGGAAATCGTCATCGTGGACAGCGGCAGCACCGATGGTACCGCAGCGGTGGCGGCGGAATTCGGCGCGCGGTTTGTGCAGCAGGACTGGCTGGGCTTTGCGGCGCAAAAGAACCTCTGCAACAGCTTCTGCACCCAGCCCTGGATCCTGGCCCTGGACTGCGATGAGGAGCTCTCCCCGGAGCTGAAGGCGGCCATCGCGGCCTTCTTTGAAAAGGGAGATGCGGCCACCCATGACGCCGCCTGGATGGCCCGCTGCGTGTGGTTTCTGGGCCGGTGGATCCGCCATGGCGACTGGTACCCGGATAAAAAGGTGCGCCTCTTCCGCCGGGAAAAAGGCCAGTGGGAAGGCCACGCCAACAGCCAGGTGCATGAGCGCCTGGTGGTGGACGGCCCGCACACCACCCTGCGCGGAGACTTGTATCATTATTCGTTTTCGGATATGAAACATTATTTGGACAAGCACCTGACCTACACGGACGTGTTTGCCGACCATGAAAAGGCGCAGGGCCGCGGCTGGTCCGTGCTGGATGCCGTCTTCCGGCCCTGGTGGCGGTTTTTCCGCGCGTATTTCATCCGGCTGGGCTTCCTGGATGGATTTCCCGGCTTCTGGATCGCCATCGCCACCGCTTTTTTTACCTTCATGCGCTACAGCCGGGCGTATGAAGCACGGGTAGCGGACAAGCAGCCCCATTGA
- a CDS encoding Lrp/AsnC family transcriptional regulator, giving the protein MDPLIQLLQINSNRSTSELAQILGLSEDEVVRRMRAAEADRTILGYNAVVDKHKAGHRGVTALIEVRITPEREGGFDRLARRIAKFDQVRECFLMSGGYDLAVLVEGKDLLDVANFVAEKLSTLGGVLSTATHFQLKAYKQSGFLANGGDDEERLPVSP; this is encoded by the coding sequence ATGGATCCCCTGATTCAACTCCTCCAAATCAATTCCAACCGCTCCACCAGCGAGCTGGCCCAAATCTTGGGCCTTTCTGAAGACGAAGTCGTGCGCCGGATGCGAGCGGCGGAGGCGGACAGGACGATCCTGGGTTACAACGCCGTCGTGGACAAGCACAAGGCCGGCCATCGCGGCGTCACCGCCCTCATCGAGGTGCGCATCACGCCGGAGCGCGAGGGCGGCTTCGACCGCCTGGCCCGGCGCATTGCCAAATTTGACCAGGTGCGCGAATGCTTCCTCATGAGCGGCGGCTATGACCTGGCCGTGCTTGTGGAGGGAAAGGACCTCCTCGACGTGGCCAACTTCGTCGCCGAAAAGCTCAGCACCCTCGGCGGTGTCCTGTCCACGGCCACCCACTTCCAGTTGAAGGCCTACAAGCAGTCCGGCTTCCTCGCCAACGGCGGCGATGACGAAGAACGTCTGCCCGTCAGTCCATGA
- a CDS encoding aminotransferase class I/II-fold pyridoxal phosphate-dependent enzyme translates to MDYNSKISTQIRDLPRSGIRDFFELVIGRSDVISLGVGEPDKPTPWPIREAAIRSLEKGQTSYTSNLGLESLRVAISGYVENQFRVNYDPKKEILVTVGVSEALDIAFRAMLNPGDEVIYHEPCYVSYSPSIKMAYGVPVVVETREENLFALMAADVEKAITPKTKVIALNFPTNPTGGVMPPEELEKIAALAVKHDLLVFTDEIYCELLYDNQQHKSIAEYPGMRERTVLLHGFSKAFAMTGWRLGYACAPAPLIEAMMKVHQYCMLCAPILSQMAGIEALKMGSSAYEDMRLSYEQRRNTIVSRLNGMGLHCFNPGGAFYVFPEIRSTGLTSKEFAIGLLEKKSVAVVPGTAFGAAGEGFVRCCYATAPDLIDKAMDLMEEFVNEVRAGKQAA, encoded by the coding sequence ATGGATTACAACAGCAAAATTTCGACCCAGATCCGCGACCTCCCGCGCTCTGGCATCCGGGACTTTTTTGAACTGGTCATCGGCCGCAGCGACGTGATTTCGCTCGGCGTCGGTGAGCCGGACAAGCCCACGCCCTGGCCCATCCGCGAAGCCGCCATCCGCTCGCTGGAAAAAGGCCAGACCAGCTACACCTCCAACCTCGGCCTGGAATCTCTGCGCGTCGCCATCAGCGGCTACGTGGAGAACCAGTTCCGCGTGAATTACGATCCCAAAAAAGAGATCCTCGTCACCGTCGGCGTCTCCGAGGCGCTGGACATCGCCTTCCGCGCCATGCTGAATCCGGGCGACGAAGTCATCTATCACGAGCCCTGCTACGTCTCCTACTCCCCCAGCATCAAGATGGCCTACGGCGTGCCCGTCGTCGTCGAGACGCGGGAGGAAAACCTCTTCGCCCTCATGGCCGCAGACGTGGAGAAAGCCATCACGCCCAAGACCAAGGTCATCGCCCTGAACTTCCCCACCAACCCCACCGGCGGCGTCATGCCACCGGAGGAGCTGGAAAAGATCGCCGCGCTGGCCGTGAAGCATGATTTGTTAGTCTTCACCGACGAGATCTACTGCGAGCTGCTCTATGACAACCAGCAGCACAAAAGTATCGCCGAATATCCGGGCATGCGCGAGCGCACCGTCCTGCTGCACGGCTTCAGCAAAGCCTTCGCCATGACCGGCTGGCGGCTCGGCTACGCCTGCGCCCCCGCCCCGCTCATCGAGGCCATGATGAAAGTGCACCAGTACTGCATGCTCTGCGCCCCCATCCTCAGCCAGATGGCCGGGATCGAAGCGCTGAAAATGGGCTCCAGCGCGTATGAGGACATGCGCCTCAGCTACGAGCAGCGGCGCAATACCATCGTCAGCCGCCTCAACGGCATGGGCCTGCACTGCTTCAACCCCGGCGGCGCCTTTTACGTCTTCCCCGAGATCCGCAGCACCGGCCTCACCAGCAAGGAATTCGCCATCGGCCTGCTCGAGAAAAAGAGCGTCGCCGTCGTCCCCGGCACCGCCTTCGGCGCCGCCGGCGAAGGTTTCGTCCGCTGCTGCTACGCCACCGCCCCCGACCTCATTGATAAAGCCATGGACCTCATGGAAGAGTTCGTGAACGAAGTGCGCGCCGGGAAGCAGGCCGCCTAA
- a CDS encoding serine hydrolase domain-containing protein, with translation MLRSLLLLSLALLPGLLPALDTAKLAAIKPAMEEAIAAKQAAGIVTLVMDKGKVVHHEAAGLSNIGKGRPMAKDAVFWIASMTKSVNATAVMILVDEGKLALDEPASQWLPELGEMKLADGSAPAKPITLRLLLSHTAGIAFPPRKATDGAISLKAYVATLLKAPLAFQPGSDYEYGFGPTVAGHIIERVSGMKYEDFMRTRIFEPLGMKDTTFNPTEAQRARVASTYTMDEETKELARAYNPFLTDDADVSRAPEPAGGLFSTAADMGRFYAMIAAGGELDGVRIVSAKAIQDMTTPVTAGGRPLTYACGWQTNRPDQRVCAAMPVGSFGHGGAFATNGWVDPASGIVTVYLVQNVLVPDSGKARETFQRLVMDAAGIEVTPPAVAKKKAKGKQKKAK, from the coding sequence ATGCTCCGCTCCCTCCTCCTCCTTTCCCTCGCCCTGCTCCCCGGCCTGCTCCCGGCTCTGGACACCGCCAAACTGGCCGCTATTAAACCCGCCATGGAGGAGGCCATTGCGGCGAAACAGGCGGCGGGCATCGTCACGCTGGTGATGGACAAGGGCAAGGTGGTGCATCATGAGGCGGCGGGGCTGAGCAACATCGGCAAGGGCAGGCCGATGGCAAAGGACGCGGTGTTTTGGATCGCCTCCATGACGAAATCGGTGAATGCGACGGCAGTGATGATCCTGGTGGATGAGGGCAAGCTGGCGCTGGATGAACCGGCCTCCCAATGGCTGCCGGAGCTGGGGGAGATGAAGCTGGCGGATGGCAGCGCACCGGCCAAACCGATCACCCTGCGCCTGCTGCTGAGCCACACGGCGGGCATCGCCTTTCCGCCGCGCAAGGCGACGGATGGAGCCATCTCCCTGAAGGCCTACGTGGCCACGCTTCTGAAGGCGCCCCTGGCCTTTCAGCCCGGCAGCGATTATGAATACGGCTTTGGCCCCACCGTCGCCGGGCACATCATTGAGCGGGTCTCCGGCATGAAATATGAAGACTTCATGCGCACGCGGATCTTTGAGCCGCTGGGCATGAAAGACACCACCTTCAACCCCACGGAGGCGCAGCGCGCACGCGTGGCCAGCACCTACACGATGGATGAGGAGACGAAGGAACTGGCCCGCGCCTACAACCCGTTTCTCACGGACGATGCTGACGTCAGCCGCGCCCCGGAGCCCGCAGGCGGTCTCTTTTCCACCGCAGCGGACATGGGGCGTTTTTATGCCATGATCGCCGCCGGGGGCGAGCTGGACGGTGTGCGCATCGTTTCCGCCAAGGCCATCCAGGACATGACCACGCCCGTCACTGCCGGTGGCCGCCCGCTCACCTACGCCTGCGGCTGGCAGACCAACCGGCCCGACCAGCGCGTCTGCGCCGCCATGCCCGTGGGCAGCTTTGGCCACGGCGGCGCCTTTGCCACGAATGGCTGGGTGGACCCTGCCAGCGGCATCGTCACCGTGTACCTGGTGCAGAACGTCCTCGTCCCCGACAGCGGCAAAGCCCGCGAGACCTTCCAGCGCCTCGTCATGGACGCCGCCGGCATCGAGGTCACACCTCCGGCGGTGGCGAAGAAGAAAGCGAAGGGGAAGCAGAAAAAAGCGAAGTGA